In the genome of Opitutia bacterium KCR 482, one region contains:
- a CDS encoding ATP-binding cassette domain-containing protein yields MSRPTDIADDEVFRIENLTMAYGDYVVMRGLNFSVKRGEIFFIMGGSGCGKSTLLRHMIGLIKPAAGTIYFRGENFSDAPEREKTAMLRQFGVLYQGGALWSSMTLAENVELPLREFTGISARDAADVVNLKLSLVGLNGFGSFYPSEISGGMCKRAGLARAIALDPSVLFFDEPSAGLDPVSSHRLDELIVQLRDSLGATVIIVSHELASIFDIADRAVFLDTTTKTQSAVGSPRELLNSDNANVRTFMNRGVDPRSKEGKSI; encoded by the coding sequence ATGAGCCGCCCGACAGACATTGCAGACGACGAAGTCTTCAGAATCGAAAACCTCACAATGGCGTACGGCGACTACGTTGTCATGCGCGGCCTCAATTTTTCCGTCAAGCGCGGCGAAATTTTCTTCATCATGGGCGGAAGCGGCTGCGGCAAGAGCACGCTTTTGCGCCACATGATAGGGCTGATAAAGCCCGCCGCGGGCACTATCTATTTTAGGGGCGAAAATTTTTCCGACGCCCCCGAACGCGAAAAAACCGCAATGCTCAGGCAGTTCGGCGTGCTGTATCAGGGCGGCGCGTTGTGGTCTTCCATGACGCTCGCCGAAAACGTGGAACTGCCCCTGCGCGAGTTTACGGGAATTTCCGCGCGCGACGCCGCCGACGTTGTGAATCTGAAACTTTCGCTTGTCGGGCTTAACGGCTTCGGTTCGTTCTACCCGTCGGAAATCAGCGGCGGCATGTGCAAGCGCGCGGGCTTGGCGAGAGCCATTGCGCTCGACCCGTCGGTGCTGTTCTTCGACGAACCGAGCGCGGGGCTTGACCCCGTTTCGTCGCACAGGCTCGACGAGCTTATCGTCCAGCTGCGAGACTCGCTGGGGGCTACGGTAATCATCGTTTCGCACGAGCTAGCCAGCATTTTCGACATCGCCGACAGGGCGGTATTTCTTGACACCACAACCAAGACGCAGTCGGCGGTGGGCTCGCCGCGCGAACTTTTGAATTCGGACAACGCAAATGTCCGCACATTTATGAACAGGGGCGTGGATCCGCGCTCCAAAGAAGGGAAGTCAATATGA
- a CDS encoding ABC transporter ATP-binding protein, with protein sequence MSVKAELQNVTAKLVVDSVSKTFDSAQGRVEALKDVSLTVNEGEFVCLVGPSGCGKSTLLNMVAGLDEPDSGRILVEDTPVKGPGRDRMVMFQEHALFPWLDVMGNVMFGLKLKPNLTDPERREVAKFYLHLVGLEQFARASVHELSGGMRQRVALARSLAPNPRILLMDETFGALDALTREQLYGEIQQIWEKRKKTILFVTHNIREAVCLGDRVVLFSPHPGRIVRTFNIDLPRPRDINDPALTSYALEITSFLKNQFGRAVAE encoded by the coding sequence ATGAGCGTAAAGGCAGAACTACAAAACGTCACGGCCAAGCTCGTCGTGGACAGCGTGAGCAAGACGTTCGACTCCGCGCAGGGGCGGGTAGAGGCTCTCAAAGACGTGAGCCTTACCGTCAACGAGGGCGAATTCGTCTGTCTCGTAGGCCCAAGCGGCTGCGGGAAATCGACGCTGTTGAACATGGTAGCGGGCTTGGACGAACCCGATTCGGGCAGAATCCTCGTGGAGGACACTCCCGTAAAAGGCCCGGGGCGCGACCGCATGGTGATGTTTCAGGAGCACGCGCTTTTTCCGTGGCTCGACGTCATGGGGAACGTCATGTTCGGGCTGAAACTAAAACCCAACCTCACCGACCCAGAACGCAGGGAGGTCGCCAAATTCTACCTGCACTTGGTTGGTTTGGAGCAGTTTGCGCGCGCGTCGGTGCACGAGCTTTCCGGAGGCATGCGCCAGCGCGTGGCTTTGGCGCGCTCGCTCGCGCCCAACCCCCGCATTCTTCTGATGGACGAAACTTTCGGCGCGCTCGACGCGCTCACGCGCGAGCAGCTCTATGGGGAAATCCAGCAGATTTGGGAGAAGCGCAAAAAGACGATTCTTTTCGTAACCCACAATATCCGCGAAGCCGTGTGCCTCGGCGACAGGGTTGTGCTGTTCTCTCCGCACCCCGGCAGAATTGTGCGGACTTTCAATATAGACCTGCCGCGCCCGCGCGACATCAACGACCCCGCGCTTACCTCGTACGCGTTGGAAATAACGTCGTTTCTTAAAAACCAGTTTGGAAGGGCTGTTGCCGAATAA
- a CDS encoding putative Na+/H+ antiporter, with amino-acid sequence MHSKINTCVFCAALVFAGLLLSSPDACAAQFPLPQDAYPKCDGLWRTLVSRVKMSHMNLYATIIFACAVVHTFSYQMFLKFADTVKKQQKRFKLRDSSVDIAKRILSLLGEVEIVFALWLVPLFAIFYYECGWHSLTDYLNNLAYAQDKYSEPVFVMVVMCMAATRPVIYVAAKFVSLFAALGGKTVRAWWISIMCVGPILGSFITEPAAITICAILLLRHFFDYTPSIKFKYATIGLLFVSVSLGGALTHFSAPPIIMVARSWGWDTPFMIAHFGWKSVLVIFASTFVYAFLFRREFVSLENNRIMRGAESSIEKPPPNWIIGMHLLFLIAAVAVMHYLVLEMFLLLAFIAFVDITQRFQWEMKFRSPMLVAIFLGALVTHGSLQTWWLEPILERLDSGALFAGSVLLTSFNDNAAITYLASLVPSFVDETKYLIVAAAISGGGLTVIANAPNLVGLSVLKEEFRNGVSPKLLLEWSIVPTLLACAAFFYL; translated from the coding sequence ATGCACTCGAAAATAAATACTTGTGTTTTTTGCGCCGCACTGGTCTTTGCGGGGCTGCTTTTGTCGTCGCCCGACGCCTGCGCGGCGCAGTTCCCGCTTCCGCAGGACGCGTATCCCAAGTGCGACGGGCTTTGGCGGACGCTCGTAAGCCGCGTGAAAATGTCGCACATGAATCTGTACGCCACTATAATTTTCGCGTGCGCGGTAGTCCACACTTTCAGCTACCAGATGTTTCTGAAATTCGCCGATACCGTTAAAAAACAGCAAAAACGCTTCAAGTTGCGCGATTCGAGCGTGGACATTGCAAAGCGCATTCTCTCGCTCTTGGGAGAGGTCGAAATAGTTTTCGCGCTCTGGCTTGTTCCGCTGTTTGCGATTTTCTATTACGAGTGCGGCTGGCATTCGCTGACCGACTACCTCAACAACCTCGCGTACGCGCAGGACAAATATTCCGAGCCTGTTTTCGTGATGGTCGTCATGTGCATGGCGGCGACGCGCCCCGTGATTTACGTTGCGGCGAAGTTCGTGAGCCTGTTTGCGGCGTTGGGTGGCAAAACCGTCCGCGCGTGGTGGATTTCCATAATGTGCGTCGGCCCTATTTTGGGCTCTTTCATAACCGAGCCGGCGGCGATTACAATCTGCGCGATTCTGCTTTTGCGCCACTTTTTCGACTACACGCCGTCGATCAAATTCAAGTACGCGACTATCGGGCTGCTTTTCGTTTCGGTGTCGCTCGGCGGCGCGTTGACGCATTTTTCCGCGCCCCCGATTATCATGGTCGCGCGTTCGTGGGGCTGGGATACGCCGTTCATGATTGCGCACTTCGGGTGGAAGTCTGTGCTTGTGATTTTTGCGTCCACGTTCGTCTACGCGTTCCTTTTCAGGCGCGAGTTTGTTTCGCTTGAAAACAACCGCATAATGCGCGGGGCGGAGTCGTCAATCGAAAAGCCGCCGCCGAACTGGATAATCGGCATGCACCTGCTGTTTTTGATTGCGGCGGTCGCGGTAATGCACTATCTGGTTTTGGAAATGTTCCTGCTGCTTGCGTTCATCGCGTTTGTGGACATAACGCAGAGATTCCAGTGGGAGATGAAGTTCCGCAGCCCGATGCTTGTGGCGATTTTTTTGGGCGCGCTTGTAACGCACGGCAGCCTGCAAACGTGGTGGCTCGAACCCATTTTGGAGCGGCTCGACAGCGGTGCGCTTTTTGCGGGGAGCGTTCTGCTGACGTCGTTTAACGACAACGCCGCGATAACCTATTTGGCGTCGCTCGTGCCGAGCTTCGTCGACGAAACGAAATATTTGATAGTAGCCGCCGCGATAAGCGGAGGCGGTTTGACTGTAATTGCGAACGCGCCGAATCTCGTGGGTCTTTCGGTTTTAAAGGAGGAGTTTAGAAACGGCGTGTCCCCGAAACTGTTGCTCGAATGGTCGATTGTCCCTACGCTCCTTGCGTGCGCGGCATTCTTTTATCTCTAA
- a CDS encoding ABC transporter permease, which yields MKKKNYKRWLVSLAAFAVLIALWELAVKRFGLFEYTLPPPSDVAKYIWNSTADGTLPSAIVVTLKRLLLGYAIGLCVGIPAGMLCSRFNVFQDTVGLLALGLQALPSVCWVPLAIMWFGQDEAAMLFVVVMGTVWSMILATEHGVKNIPPIYLRAARTMGSNGLHTWLKVILPAAFPSILGGMKQGWAFAWRSLMAAEIYVTILTGFGLGQLLHYGRELMDMNQVIGVMCVVIAIGLLVDKVMFSPLESRLRKKWGISKD from the coding sequence ATGAAAAAGAAAAACTACAAACGCTGGCTTGTCTCGCTTGCGGCGTTCGCGGTGCTGATTGCCCTTTGGGAGCTTGCCGTAAAACGCTTCGGGCTTTTCGAATATACTCTTCCGCCGCCCTCGGACGTCGCGAAATACATTTGGAACTCCACGGCTGACGGCACGCTTCCGTCGGCGATTGTCGTCACATTGAAACGCCTGCTGTTAGGCTACGCAATCGGATTGTGCGTCGGCATTCCCGCGGGCATGCTGTGCTCGCGCTTCAACGTTTTTCAGGATACGGTCGGGCTGCTCGCGCTGGGCTTGCAGGCATTGCCGAGCGTGTGCTGGGTGCCGCTTGCGATTATGTGGTTCGGACAGGACGAGGCAGCAATGCTTTTCGTGGTCGTCATGGGCACTGTGTGGTCGATGATTTTGGCGACGGAGCACGGGGTGAAAAACATTCCGCCGATTTACCTCAGAGCCGCCCGCACAATGGGTTCTAATGGGCTTCACACATGGCTTAAAGTCATACTTCCCGCGGCGTTCCCGAGCATTTTGGGCGGCATGAAGCAGGGCTGGGCGTTCGCGTGGCGTTCGCTGATGGCGGCGGAAATCTATGTAACAATCCTCACGGGCTTCGGGCTTGGACAGCTGCTCCACTATGGGCGCGAACTCATGGACATGAATCAGGTTATCGGCGTAATGTGCGTGGTAATCGCGATAGGCCTGCTTGTCGACAAGGTGATGTTTTCGCCGCTCGAATCGCGCCTGCGCAAAAAGTGGGGCATTTCGAAAGATTAG
- a CDS encoding SLC13 family permease, which yields MKPKQIIALTISISAGLIALLMSPENYHIANLSVVEQRVIALFIFAALMWITEAVPIWTTSVLTIVLMLLTVSDSSFSFLRGEDVEGARAFGKLIKYKSLMATFADPIIMLFMGGFFLAIGAGKCGLDKNLARVLFSPFGNKSQTVLLGLMFVSAVFSMFMSNTATTAMMFAVMTPILAPMENSGKGRIALVLAIPVAANIGGIGTPIGTPPNAIALKYLNDVDGLNLGIGFGQWMVAMVPFVILMILVSWYLLIKLFPFNRKTLDISFEGTFEKSRKAYIIYATFAVTVLLWMFDKFTGINSNVVAMIPMAVFTVTGIVDKNDLKQISWDVLWLVAGGFALGVGLQETGLAKHMIDSIPFGTWSATATIIGSGLLCYAMSTFMSHTATTALLVPVLAAVAAGMKDALASFGGEPTLLVGVALSASLAMALPISTPPNAIAHSAGLTTQRQMATIGILVGAIGLSVGYILLFFLGSIKYF from the coding sequence ATGAAACCGAAACAAATAATAGCATTGACGATATCAATCTCGGCGGGACTCATCGCGCTGTTGATGTCGCCCGAAAACTACCACATTGCCAATCTCAGCGTTGTAGAACAGCGCGTTATTGCGCTTTTTATATTCGCCGCGCTTATGTGGATTACCGAGGCCGTCCCGATTTGGACAACTTCGGTTCTCACAATCGTGCTCATGCTCCTGACTGTCTCCGACAGCTCGTTTTCGTTCCTCCGCGGCGAAGACGTCGAGGGCGCGCGCGCGTTCGGCAAACTCATAAAATACAAGTCGCTGATGGCGACGTTTGCCGACCCTATCATCATGCTGTTCATGGGCGGCTTTTTCCTCGCAATCGGCGCGGGCAAGTGCGGCTTGGACAAAAATTTGGCGAGGGTGCTTTTCAGCCCCTTCGGAAACAAGTCGCAGACGGTGCTCTTGGGCTTGATGTTCGTTTCGGCGGTGTTCTCGATGTTCATGAGCAACACGGCGACGACCGCGATGATGTTCGCGGTCATGACCCCGATTCTCGCGCCGATGGAAAACAGCGGCAAGGGAAGAATCGCGCTCGTCTTGGCTATCCCCGTGGCGGCGAATATCGGCGGTATCGGCACGCCCATCGGCACGCCTCCGAACGCAATCGCGCTCAAATACCTCAACGACGTAGACGGTCTCAACTTGGGAATCGGCTTCGGGCAGTGGATGGTCGCGATGGTTCCGTTCGTGATTTTGATGATACTCGTTTCGTGGTATCTGCTCATCAAGCTTTTCCCGTTCAACCGCAAAACCCTCGACATTTCGTTCGAAGGCACTTTCGAAAAGTCGCGCAAGGCGTACATCATCTACGCGACGTTCGCGGTTACGGTTCTGCTGTGGATGTTCGACAAATTCACGGGCATCAACTCTAACGTAGTGGCGATGATTCCCATGGCGGTCTTCACGGTTACGGGCATTGTGGATAAGAACGACCTCAAACAAATCAGTTGGGACGTTCTCTGGCTCGTCGCGGGCGGCTTCGCGCTCGGCGTCGGCTTGCAGGAAACGGGCTTGGCAAAGCACATGATTGACTCAATCCCCTTCGGAACATGGTCGGCGACGGCTACGATTATCGGGTCGGGTCTGCTGTGCTACGCAATGTCGACGTTCATGTCGCACACGGCGACTACCGCGCTTCTCGTCCCCGTTCTGGCGGCGGTTGCGGCAGGCATGAAGGACGCTCTGGCGTCGTTCGGCGGCGAACCCACGCTGCTTGTGGGCGTCGCGCTTTCGGCGTCCCTTGCGATGGCCCTTCCCATCAGTACGCCCCCGAACGCAATCGCGCACTCGGCGGGTCTTACAACCCAGAGGCAGATGGCGACAATCGGCATACTTGTCGGCGCAATCGGTCTGTCGGTCGGCTACATTTTGCTGTTCTTCCTCGGAAGCATAAAATACTTCTAA
- a CDS encoding PqiC family protein, which translates to MNKTFRKALPLLLLPMLASCFGGFLEPQKDETVFYIMRARPVEKVAVAERTPINLMPITIPSYMNRNQIVSAGKGGIVSMSEFDRWAESAQSGLTRVLAEDISATSENLDIYAYPNLSHGALNLKIIVHDCIGTLGGDLVFKGKWQLDSAASKLKIARDFSFKTPCGETNASYVESINESAAKLAADIAKTISSNKEK; encoded by the coding sequence ATGAATAAGACATTCCGAAAAGCCCTGCCGCTTTTGCTTTTGCCGATGCTTGCGTCATGCTTCGGCGGATTCCTCGAACCGCAAAAGGACGAAACCGTGTTCTACATAATGCGCGCCCGCCCCGTGGAAAAGGTCGCCGTGGCGGAACGCACGCCCATCAACCTCATGCCCATTACGATTCCCTCGTACATGAACCGCAACCAGATTGTGTCGGCGGGCAAGGGCGGAATAGTGTCGATGTCGGAGTTCGACAGATGGGCGGAGTCCGCGCAGAGCGGGCTTACGCGCGTGCTCGCCGAGGACATTTCCGCCACTTCCGAAAACCTCGACATCTACGCATACCCGAACCTTTCGCACGGCGCGCTAAACCTGAAAATCATAGTCCACGACTGCATCGGAACGCTCGGCGGCGACTTGGTTTTCAAGGGCAAGTGGCAGCTCGATTCTGCGGCGTCGAAGCTTAAAATCGCGCGGGATTTTTCGTTTAAAACGCCCTGCGGCGAAACAAACGCCTCGTATGTGGAGTCTATAAACGAAAGCGCGGCGAAACTCGCGGCGGACATCGCAAAGACAATTTCAAGCAACAAGGAAAAATAA
- a CDS encoding MlaD family protein, translating to MKNNVNPVAIGMFVIAASVLAVAAVMIFGAAKFFAKTEMFVSYFSESVNGLDVGAPLKYKGVTIGKVERIMIGHAPKSIRESSVAVVYSIDVGMLRRKAGSAVGDFDSWIQAQIADGLRAKLNYQSIVTGMLYIELDFLGEPNEHYRLQYRGPNARIEIPSAKSGLAELAKAVEKTITQISEIDFKSMGENLNGVAASANALMSDPHIQNAPRSLGMLLADADRLVRNADAVVSDPETKAAPKHLNTLMRDADSFVKSAETEMKSLSAAGRETFSNADKVLKNVDTIVAPQSPLRYELAVMIRTLNDSLNSISNLTDYLERNPSSLLTGKYKGKSDE from the coding sequence ATGAAAAACAACGTAAATCCCGTGGCGATAGGCATGTTTGTTATTGCCGCGTCGGTGCTGGCGGTCGCGGCGGTGATGATTTTCGGGGCGGCGAAATTCTTTGCCAAGACCGAAATGTTCGTCTCGTACTTTTCCGAGAGCGTCAACGGGCTGGACGTCGGCGCGCCGTTGAAATACAAGGGCGTTACCATCGGCAAGGTGGAGCGCATAATGATAGGGCACGCGCCGAAAAGCATTCGCGAAAGCTCTGTGGCTGTCGTCTATTCTATCGACGTCGGCATGCTGAGGCGCAAGGCGGGCAGCGCGGTGGGAGACTTCGACTCGTGGATTCAGGCGCAAATCGCCGACGGGCTTCGCGCAAAGCTCAACTACCAGAGCATCGTAACGGGCATGCTCTACATTGAGCTTGACTTCCTCGGCGAGCCGAACGAACACTACCGCCTGCAATACAGAGGCCCGAACGCCCGCATAGAAATTCCGAGCGCGAAGTCGGGCTTGGCGGAGCTTGCAAAGGCGGTCGAAAAGACAATCACGCAGATTTCGGAAATCGACTTCAAAAGCATGGGCGAAAATTTGAACGGAGTTGCCGCGAGCGCAAACGCGCTAATGTCGGACCCCCACATTCAAAACGCCCCGCGCTCGCTCGGCATGCTGCTTGCCGACGCCGACAGGCTTGTCCGCAACGCCGACGCCGTGGTATCCGACCCCGAAACAAAGGCGGCTCCCAAGCACCTCAACACCCTCATGCGCGACGCCGACTCTTTCGTAAAATCGGCGGAAACCGAAATGAAATCGCTGTCGGCGGCTGGGCGCGAGACCTTCTCTAACGCGGACAAAGTGCTCAAAAACGTGGATACGATAGTCGCGCCGCAGTCGCCGCTCCGCTACGAGCTGGCTGTGATGATTCGCACTCTCAATGACTCCCTCAACTCAATTTCAAACCTTACCGACTATCTCGAACGCAACCCAAGCTCGCTTTTGACGGGCAAATACAAAGGAAAATCAGATGAATAA
- a CDS encoding ABC transporter permease codes for MFGIFKKKTPENGGGLSATAQLVADGDTAVLRFSGVWLLSKKRTPVDEIVQMITPDIKRLSFDTGALKSYDSALVGMLFRCYEACAQLGIEFDSQSLPKGPRELLKLAVAVPEADASPKGGVRFNIINRVGVRAMKYADSFFGQCGFIGEVAIAATKAAFGKARYRGCDLLGIMQAAGPEALPIVALISFLVGLILAFVGAIQLAKYGSEIFVADLVGIAMCREMGAIMVGIVMSGRTGAAFAAELGSMKVNEEISAFRTFGISTAEFLVFPRILALVLMFPLLTIFADVIGMLGGFVIGAGMFDISYDQYVNRTLSALNIVQISTGVGKSFVFGIIVACVGCRAGMNCEKSSAGVGLATTSSVVQSITWIIVADAIFAVIFTIFDI; via the coding sequence ATGTTCGGAATATTCAAAAAAAAGACGCCCGAAAACGGCGGCGGACTCTCCGCCACCGCCCAGCTTGTAGCCGACGGCGACACCGCCGTGCTCCGCTTTTCGGGCGTGTGGCTGCTCTCAAAAAAACGGACGCCCGTAGACGAGATCGTCCAAATGATAACGCCCGACATCAAAAGGCTTTCGTTCGACACGGGCGCGCTCAAATCCTACGACTCCGCGCTTGTCGGCATGCTGTTCCGCTGCTACGAGGCGTGCGCGCAGCTGGGAATCGAGTTCGATTCGCAGTCGCTGCCGAAAGGCCCGCGCGAGCTTCTGAAACTCGCCGTAGCCGTTCCGGAGGCCGACGCGTCGCCGAAAGGCGGGGTGCGCTTCAACATCATAAACAGGGTCGGCGTGCGGGCGATGAAATACGCGGACTCGTTTTTCGGGCAGTGCGGATTCATCGGTGAAGTCGCGATTGCGGCTACAAAGGCTGCGTTCGGAAAGGCGCGGTACAGGGGCTGCGACCTGCTCGGCATAATGCAGGCGGCGGGTCCCGAAGCTCTGCCGATTGTCGCGCTGATTAGCTTTTTGGTAGGGCTGATTCTTGCGTTCGTGGGCGCGATTCAGCTTGCAAAATACGGCTCGGAAATATTTGTGGCGGACTTGGTTGGAATCGCCATGTGCCGCGAAATGGGCGCAATCATGGTGGGCATTGTCATGAGCGGCAGGACGGGCGCGGCGTTTGCCGCCGAACTCGGCTCGATGAAAGTCAACGAGGAGATTTCGGCGTTCAGAACGTTCGGCATTTCTACCGCCGAATTTTTGGTGTTCCCGCGAATTCTTGCCCTCGTGCTGATGTTCCCGCTTCTTACGATTTTCGCCGACGTAATCGGCATGCTCGGCGGCTTCGTAATCGGCGCGGGCATGTTCGACATCAGCTACGACCAGTACGTCAACAGGACGCTTTCGGCCCTCAACATAGTCCAGATTTCCACGGGCGTGGGGAAGAGCTTTGTTTTCGGGATAATCGTCGCGTGCGTCGGCTGCCGCGCGGGCATGAACTGCGAGAAAAGCTCGGCGGGCGTCGGCTTGGCGACTACTTCGAGCGTGGTGCAGAGCATAACTTGGATAATCGTCGCCGATGCGATTTTCGCCGTAATCTTCACAATTTTCGACATATGA
- a CDS encoding ABC transporter substrate-binding protein, translating to MMELKSLMKLTAAAALSLASISNLSAADKKRTIQVGYFPNISHAQALVAHQLTRQGKGWFESRLGDGVEIKWRLFNAGPSAMESMFAGAVDITYVGPNPAINAFAKTRGRDVRILAGSADGGAALVVNPAAKIEKPADFKGKKIGTPQLGNTQDVACRAWLISNGIQVKIASGDAHVIATPNPEQLPLFKRGNLDAVWTVEPWITRLEKEAGGKVFLEQKDTVTTVLATCNRALKKYPDLVEKFTKAHAELTDWINKNPEEAQKLARMELEAITGGKISEELVKAAWPRLTFTSKINRQELQKFCDYAFQCGFIKRKIDMNPIYADKK from the coding sequence ATGATGGAATTGAAAAGTCTGATGAAATTAACGGCGGCGGCGGCGCTTTCGCTCGCTTCCATATCGAACCTTTCGGCTGCGGATAAAAAGAGGACGATACAAGTCGGCTATTTTCCGAATATCTCGCACGCGCAGGCTCTGGTCGCGCACCAGCTTACAAGACAGGGCAAGGGGTGGTTCGAGTCGAGGCTCGGCGACGGCGTGGAAATCAAATGGCGTCTTTTCAACGCGGGGCCGAGCGCGATGGAATCAATGTTCGCGGGGGCGGTCGATATTACTTATGTCGGGCCTAACCCCGCAATCAACGCGTTCGCAAAAACGCGCGGGCGCGATGTGCGCATTCTCGCGGGTTCGGCGGACGGCGGCGCGGCGCTGGTGGTAAACCCCGCTGCGAAAATAGAAAAGCCCGCCGACTTCAAGGGCAAGAAAATAGGCACGCCGCAGCTTGGCAACACGCAGGACGTCGCATGCAGGGCGTGGCTGATTTCGAACGGCATTCAGGTAAAAATCGCCTCTGGCGACGCGCACGTTATAGCAACTCCCAACCCCGAGCAGCTTCCGCTTTTCAAGCGCGGTAATCTCGACGCGGTTTGGACGGTCGAGCCGTGGATAACGCGCCTCGAAAAAGAAGCGGGCGGAAAGGTTTTCCTAGAACAGAAGGATACGGTGACAACCGTTTTGGCGACATGCAACAGGGCGTTGAAAAAATACCCCGACCTTGTGGAAAAATTCACAAAGGCGCACGCCGAACTCACCGACTGGATTAACAAAAACCCCGAAGAGGCGCAGAAGCTCGCCCGCATGGAGCTTGAGGCAATCACGGGCGGCAAAATTTCGGAAGAGCTTGTAAAAGCGGCGTGGCCGCGGCTTACTTTCACCTCGAAAATCAACAGGCAGGAACTTCAAAAATTTTGCGACTACGCATTCCAGTGCGGGTTTATCAAACGCAAAATCGACATGAACCCGATATACGCCGACAAAAAATGA
- the fabD gene encoding ACP S-malonyltransferase yields the protein MKTGLLFSGQGAQSVGMAKSLYENYASVKELFNCADDTLGFKLSQICFEGPMAELTKTSVCQPALYVHGIAVVKVLEERGMLGNVVAALGLSLGELTAHAIAGTYSFEDGLKIVAERGRLMQEACDATKGAMASLIGGTQEKVEGYCREFDIDMSNLNCPGQIVISGDAENVARAVEAAKERKDFKMVVPLKVAGAYHSRLMKPARDAFEKYLEKFEFKTPKIAVFTNVVGSRVSDPADIKANLVKQITSTVRWADCVEASAKLGVEQFYECGPGGVLAGMMKRINRDYPIRSFAEIRDFE from the coding sequence ATGAAAACAGGATTATTGTTCTCTGGTCAGGGCGCGCAAAGCGTCGGAATGGCGAAATCGCTGTACGAAAACTACGCCTCCGTCAAGGAGCTGTTCAACTGCGCCGACGACACCCTCGGCTTCAAACTTTCGCAAATCTGCTTCGAAGGTCCGATGGCGGAACTTACAAAAACAAGCGTCTGCCAGCCCGCGCTCTATGTCCACGGAATCGCCGTGGTCAAAGTGCTCGAAGAACGCGGAATGCTGGGCAACGTCGTCGCCGCGCTGGGTCTTTCGCTCGGCGAGCTTACCGCGCACGCAATCGCGGGGACGTATTCGTTCGAGGACGGGCTGAAAATCGTCGCCGAACGCGGACGCCTCATGCAGGAGGCGTGCGACGCCACAAAGGGCGCAATGGCGAGCCTCATCGGCGGCACGCAGGAAAAGGTCGAGGGCTACTGCCGCGAATTCGACATCGACATGTCTAACCTCAACTGCCCCGGTCAAATCGTGATTTCGGGCGACGCCGAAAATGTCGCCCGCGCGGTCGAAGCCGCCAAGGAGCGTAAGGATTTCAAAATGGTAGTTCCGCTGAAAGTGGCGGGCGCGTACCACAGCAGACTCATGAAGCCCGCGCGGGACGCCTTCGAAAAATACCTCGAAAAATTCGAATTCAAGACGCCGAAAATCGCCGTCTTCACGAACGTCGTCGGCTCGCGCGTAAGCGACCCCGCCGACATCAAGGCGAACCTCGTAAAGCAGATAACAAGCACGGTGCGCTGGGCTGACTGCGTCGAGGCGTCGGCGAAACTTGGCGTGGAGCAGTTCTACGAATGCGGCCCCGGCGGGGTTCTTGCGGGCATGATGAAACGCATAAACAGAGACTACCCGATTCGCTCGTTCGCTGAAATCCGCGACTTTGAATAG